One region of Roseovarius faecimaris genomic DNA includes:
- a CDS encoding protein adenylyltransferase SelO — MTLHIPFDNTYARLPSNAYTRLKPMPVKAPVLLRFNDALAADLGIILGEDEDMALAFSGNAIPDGADPLAQAYAGHQFGGFSPQLGDGRANLLGEVLNSAGQRFDIQLKGSGPTPYSRMGDGRAWLGPVLREYVVSEAMHALGIPTSRALAAVATGESVYRENGALPGAVLTRVASSHIRVGTFQFFAARRDVTSLQALFDYAVARHYPQADGPTAFLEAVIARQARLVAQWMGVGFIHGVMNTDNTTISGETIDYGPCAFMDVFHPDQVFSSIDAHGRYAYSNQPHVIVWNMAQLATCLVLLMPDADKAVEEFTRIVHAMPDLIQAEWRAVFGRKIGIAEATAEDDALIEGLLRAMAENRADFTNTFRALGTDKARDQFLDPKAYDAWEADWQARIAGEDTPEARMQAANPAFIARNHRIEQMIQAAVAGDYAPMERLLDVLSRPFEARDEAADLARPPEPSEVVRATFCGT, encoded by the coding sequence ATGACCCTGCATATCCCCTTCGACAACACCTATGCCCGCCTGCCGAGCAACGCCTACACACGGCTCAAGCCGATGCCGGTCAAGGCACCTGTGCTCTTGCGCTTCAATGACGCGCTGGCCGCGGATCTTGGTATCATACTCGGCGAGGACGAGGATATGGCGCTGGCCTTTTCCGGCAATGCCATTCCGGACGGGGCCGACCCGCTGGCACAAGCCTATGCGGGGCATCAGTTTGGCGGCTTTTCCCCACAGCTGGGCGATGGCCGGGCGAACCTGCTGGGCGAGGTGCTGAACAGCGCGGGCCAGCGTTTTGACATTCAGCTCAAGGGCTCCGGCCCCACGCCCTATAGCCGCATGGGCGACGGGCGCGCCTGGCTTGGCCCGGTGCTGCGCGAATACGTGGTCAGCGAAGCGATGCATGCGCTTGGCATACCCACCTCACGCGCGCTGGCCGCCGTAGCCACGGGCGAAAGCGTCTATCGCGAGAACGGCGCGCTGCCAGGCGCGGTGCTGACCCGTGTCGCGTCAAGTCATATCCGCGTGGGCACGTTTCAGTTCTTTGCCGCGCGCCGCGATGTGACAAGCCTGCAGGCGCTTTTCGACTATGCCGTGGCGCGCCATTACCCTCAGGCCGACGGGCCCACGGCCTTTCTTGAGGCTGTGATTGCAAGGCAGGCCCGACTGGTGGCGCAATGGATGGGGGTCGGCTTCATTCACGGGGTGATGAACACCGATAACACCACGATTTCGGGCGAGACGATCGACTATGGCCCCTGTGCCTTCATGGATGTGTTTCATCCGGATCAGGTGTTTTCGTCAATCGACGCCCATGGCCGCTATGCCTATTCCAACCAGCCGCATGTGATTGTGTGGAACATGGCGCAATTGGCCACCTGCCTGGTGCTGCTGATGCCGGATGCGGACAAGGCCGTTGAGGAGTTCACCCGGATCGTCCATGCCATGCCGGACCTGATTCAGGCCGAATGGCGCGCTGTCTTTGGCCGCAAGATCGGGATAGCCGAAGCCACGGCGGAGGATGACGCGCTGATCGAAGGGTTGCTGCGTGCAATGGCTGAAAACCGGGCGGATTTCACCAATACCTTCCGGGCCTTGGGCACGGATAAGGCGCGCGATCAGTTTCTCGATCCCAAGGCCTATGACGCGTGGGAAGCCGACTGGCAGGCGCGGATCGCCGGGGAGGACACCCCGGAGGCCCGGATGCAGGCGGCCAATCCGGCCTTTATTGCGCGCAATCACCGCATCGAACAGATGATCCAAGCTGCGGTGGCCGGGGATTATGCACCGATGGAGCGGCTGCTCGACGTGCTGTCCCGCCCCTTCGAGGCACGCGACGAGGCCGCCGACCTCGCACGCCCGCCCGAGCCGTCGGAAGTGGTACGTGCCACCTTCTGTGGCACCTGA
- a CDS encoding GNAT family N-acetyltransferase gives MTALTLAKPDDLPRVTKLVADFHAEEGISQDEAVREAAILPLLEGSPHGAVYLIGPARAPIGYAIVSFGWSVEFGGLDGFLDEIYIRPAVRGRGIGSEVLISLPKALSGAGLRALHLEVDRENEKARKLYEKLHFEPRERYMLMSRKM, from the coding sequence ATGACCGCGCTTACCCTTGCCAAACCCGACGATTTGCCGCGTGTGACAAAGCTCGTCGCGGATTTTCACGCCGAGGAAGGCATCAGCCAGGACGAGGCTGTCCGCGAGGCGGCGATCCTGCCCCTGCTCGAAGGTTCACCCCACGGCGCGGTTTATCTGATCGGGCCCGCACGCGCGCCCATTGGCTATGCGATCGTCAGCTTTGGCTGGTCGGTGGAATTTGGCGGGCTCGACGGGTTTCTTGACGAGATCTATATCCGCCCCGCCGTGCGCGGGCGCGGGATTGGCTCGGAGGTGTTGATCAGCCTGCCCAAGGCGCTCTCGGGTGCGGGCCTGCGGGCGCTGCATCTGGAGGTGGACAGGGAGAATGAAAAGGCCCGTAAGCTCTATGAAAAGCTGCATTTCGAGCCGCGCGAGCGCTATATGCTGATGAGCCGCAAAATGTAG
- a CDS encoding nucleoside hydrolase: MSPRKIIIDTDPGQDDAVAILLALASPEEIELLGITCVAGNVPLALTARNARIVCELAGRPDMKVFAGCDRPLARDLVTAEYVHGKTGLDGPDLPEPTMPLQQQHAVDFIIETLRNAQQGAVSLCPLGPLTNIATAFKTAPDIIEKVDEIILMGGAYFEVGNVTPAAEFNIYVDPQAADAVFRSGVKLTVMPLDVTHKALVTQERNDAFRALGTPVGIAVAQMTEFFERYDKDKYGSPGAPLHDPCVTAYLIRPELFSGRHVNVEIETASPLTLGMSVADWWGVSDRAPNALFMGDLHADGFFDLLTERLARL, encoded by the coding sequence ATGAGCCCCCGCAAGATCATCATCGACACCGATCCGGGCCAGGACGACGCCGTGGCGATCCTTCTGGCTCTGGCCAGCCCCGAGGAGATCGAGCTTCTGGGCATCACCTGCGTGGCCGGGAACGTGCCGCTGGCGCTGACGGCGCGAAACGCCCGAATCGTGTGCGAACTGGCGGGTCGGCCCGATATGAAGGTGTTTGCCGGCTGCGACAGGCCCTTGGCGCGCGACCTGGTCACGGCGGAATATGTCCATGGCAAGACCGGGCTGGATGGCCCTGACTTGCCCGAGCCGACCATGCCGCTACAGCAGCAACACGCGGTTGATTTCATCATCGAGACGCTGCGAAACGCGCAGCAAGGCGCGGTGAGCCTCTGCCCCCTCGGCCCGCTCACCAATATTGCGACCGCGTTCAAGACCGCACCGGATATTATTGAAAAGGTTGATGAAATCATCCTTATGGGCGGCGCCTATTTCGAGGTTGGCAATGTCACTCCGGCGGCGGAGTTCAACATCTATGTCGACCCGCAGGCCGCCGATGCCGTCTTTCGCTCAGGCGTGAAACTCACCGTCATGCCGCTCGATGTCACCCATAAGGCGCTGGTCACCCAAGAGCGCAACGATGCCTTTCGCGCGCTCGGCACGCCGGTCGGCATCGCCGTGGCGCAGATGACCGAGTTCTTCGAACGCTACGACAAGGACAAATACGGCTCGCCCGGCGCACCGCTGCATGACCCATGTGTGACCGCCTATCTGATCCGGCCCGAATTGTTCAGCGGGCGCCATGTGAATGTCGAGATCGAGACCGCCTCCCCGCTGACCCTGGGCATGAGTGTCGCCGACTGGTGGGGTGTGAGCGACCGCGCGCCCAACGCGCTTTTCATGGGTGATCTTCACGCCGATGGTTTTTTTGATTTGCTGACAGAAAGGCTGGCCCGCCTATGA
- the mazG gene encoding nucleoside triphosphate pyrophosphohydrolase, which yields MADDTLIHDPKGGLPRLLTIMRRLRDPESGCPWDIEQDFGTIAPYTIEEAYEVADAIEREAWGELKDELGDLLLQTVFHAQMADEKGLFDFNAVADGISDKMVARHPHVFGDESRDKSAEQQTRDWETVKAAERAAKAQTGVLDGVAVGLPALLRAVKLQKRAARVGFDWPDASHVLDKITEEAAELREAAETLPHDKVEEEFGDLLFVMANLARHMGVEPEAALRRANGKFTRRFERIEALLAERGKRPEDSDLEEMDALWDQAKMEERR from the coding sequence ATGGCTGACGACACCCTGATTCACGACCCCAAGGGCGGGCTGCCCCGGCTGCTGACCATCATGCGCCGCCTGCGTGACCCCGAAAGCGGCTGCCCCTGGGATATCGAACAGGATTTTGGCACGATCGCACCCTACACGATCGAGGAAGCCTATGAGGTGGCCGACGCAATCGAGCGCGAAGCCTGGGGCGAGCTCAAGGACGAGTTGGGTGATCTGCTGTTGCAGACCGTGTTTCACGCGCAGATGGCGGATGAGAAAGGTCTTTTTGATTTCAACGCGGTAGCCGATGGAATCAGTGACAAAATGGTGGCGCGCCATCCGCATGTCTTTGGCGATGAAAGCCGGGACAAATCCGCCGAACAGCAGACCCGCGACTGGGAAACCGTCAAGGCCGCCGAGCGCGCGGCAAAGGCGCAAACCGGCGTACTGGACGGTGTCGCGGTGGGGTTGCCCGCGCTTCTGCGGGCCGTGAAGCTGCAAAAACGCGCGGCGCGTGTCGGGTTCGACTGGCCTGACGCGAGCCATGTGCTCGACAAGATCACCGAGGAGGCAGCTGAGCTGCGCGAAGCCGCCGAAACGCTGCCCCATGACAAGGTAGAGGAAGAGTTCGGCGATCTGCTCTTTGTGATGGCCAACCTCGCACGGCATATGGGGGTAGAACCAGAGGCCGCCCTGCGCCGGGCAAACGGGAAATTCACCCGCAGATTCGAGCGGATCGAGGCCCTGCTGGCCGAGCGCGGCAAACGCCCGGAGGATTCGGACCTCGAAGAGATGGACGCGCTCTGGGACCAGGCCAAGATGGAGGAGCGGCGATGA
- a CDS encoding M20 aminoacylase family protein, protein MTVINSIAGFAEQMTAWRQHLHAHPELGFDCHETAGFVVEQLRSFGITEIETGIATSGVVAILHGKGEGPTIGLRADMDALPIDEATGLSYASENAGKMHACGHDGHTTMLLGAARYLAETRNFAGRVALIFQPAEEGPGGAQVMVEEGILERHDIAQVYALHTLPGVPEGHFLTTAGPIMAAADTFHIDITGRGGHGAFPQECLDPVVAACGIVQAIQTIISRNSSVRDDVVISVTQIHTGTIDNVIPETAYLNGTIRTFEKSTQEMVFRRLREIVEGQAAAYGVRAELRIELGYPPTKNDAQSTEFAGKVASGIVGEGAVSLSYPPEMGAEDFAYMLEKRPGAYLFLGQGEGPGLHHPEFNFNDAVAPIGASFFARLVEQALPLGAHE, encoded by the coding sequence ATGACCGTGATCAACAGCATTGCCGGCTTTGCCGAGCAGATGACCGCCTGGCGTCAGCATCTTCATGCCCATCCCGAACTGGGGTTCGACTGTCATGAAACGGCGGGTTTCGTGGTCGAGCAGCTGCGGAGTTTCGGTATCACCGAGATCGAGACCGGGATTGCCACGAGCGGCGTCGTCGCGATCCTCCACGGCAAGGGCGAGGGGCCGACGATTGGCCTGCGCGCCGATATGGATGCGCTGCCCATCGATGAGGCGACAGGGTTGAGCTATGCCTCTGAGAATGCAGGGAAAATGCACGCATGCGGCCATGACGGACACACCACGATGTTGCTCGGAGCCGCGCGCTATCTGGCCGAGACGCGGAACTTCGCGGGCCGGGTGGCGCTGATCTTTCAGCCTGCCGAGGAAGGGCCGGGCGGGGCGCAGGTGATGGTCGAAGAGGGTATTCTTGAGCGCCATGACATCGCGCAGGTCTATGCGCTGCACACCTTGCCCGGGGTGCCGGAGGGGCATTTCCTGACCACAGCGGGGCCGATCATGGCGGCTGCGGATACGTTCCATATCGACATCACCGGGCGCGGGGGGCATGGCGCGTTTCCGCAGGAATGCCTTGATCCGGTTGTGGCGGCGTGTGGGATTGTGCAGGCAATTCAGACAATTATAAGTCGAAATTCAAGTGTAAGGGACGATGTGGTGATCTCGGTCACGCAGATCCATACCGGCACGATCGACAATGTGATCCCAGAAACCGCCTATCTCAACGGCACGATCCGGACGTTTGAAAAATCCACTCAGGAGATGGTGTTTCGCCGCCTGCGGGAGATTGTCGAGGGACAGGCCGCTGCCTATGGCGTGCGCGCGGAGCTGCGGATCGAACTGGGCTACCCGCCCACGAAGAACGACGCGCAAAGCACCGAATTTGCAGGGAAAGTAGCCTCTGGAATTGTCGGTGAGGGCGCTGTATCGCTGAGCTATCCACCTGAAATGGGCGCTGAGGATTTCGCCTATATGCTGGAGAAACGGCCCGGCGCGTATCTCTTTCTCGGGCAGGGCGAGGGGCCGGGCTTGCACCACCCGGAGTTCAATTTCAATGACGCGGTGGCCCCCATCGGAGCGTCATTCTTTGCGCGGCTTGTGGAACAGGCGCTGCCGCTCGGGGCGCATGAATAA
- the speB gene encoding agmatinase: protein MSLEEAKETVDHAFMRESLTGPSYENAFGGATSFLRRRYTKDLTGVDIAITGVPFDQAVTHRPGTRFGPRAIREASALQPFDAPYGWDGYDPMQALNIVDYGDLAFDYANIPAFPKALQDHIAGILKQDVATITLGGDHYISFPILRAYAEKFGPLSLLQFDAHSDTWPDDNMDRVDHGTMFYKAVKEGLIDVTRSVQVGIRTTNEDTLGVHTIDAREVHLRGPVETAKKIKEILGDHQTYLTFDIDGLDPAFAPGTGTPVWGGLTSGQASVILRDLAGINLVGGDVVEVSPQYDTTGATAVAGAHIAMELLCLWGWTRRG, encoded by the coding sequence ATGTCACTGGAAGAGGCAAAAGAGACGGTAGATCATGCATTTATGCGGGAAAGTTTAACCGGCCCGAGCTACGAGAATGCCTTTGGCGGCGCCACCTCCTTTCTGCGGCGTCGCTATACCAAGGACCTGACCGGCGTCGATATCGCCATCACCGGCGTGCCGTTCGATCAGGCGGTAACACACCGGCCAGGAACGCGGTTTGGGCCCCGCGCGATCCGCGAGGCGAGTGCCTTGCAACCCTTTGATGCCCCTTACGGGTGGGACGGGTATGACCCGATGCAGGCGCTGAATATCGTCGATTATGGCGATCTTGCCTTTGACTATGCCAATATCCCGGCCTTTCCCAAGGCTTTGCAGGATCATATCGCAGGTATCCTCAAGCAGGATGTGGCGACCATCACGCTGGGGGGGGATCACTATATTTCTTTCCCGATTCTAAGAGCTTACGCCGAGAAGTTCGGGCCGTTGTCGCTGTTGCAGTTCGACGCCCATTCCGACACCTGGCCGGATGACAACATGGACCGGGTGGATCACGGCACGATGTTCTACAAGGCCGTCAAGGAAGGGCTGATCGACGTGACACGTTCGGTGCAGGTGGGAATACGGACGACGAACGAGGATACGCTGGGCGTGCACACCATTGACGCGCGCGAGGTGCATCTGCGCGGGCCGGTTGAAACTGCAAAGAAAATCAAAGAGATACTGGGCGACCATCAGACCTATTTGACCTTCGATATCGATGGGCTGGACCCGGCTTTTGCCCCCGGTACGGGCACGCCGGTCTGGGGCGGGCTGACCAGCGGGCAGGCGTCGGTCATCCTGCGCGATCTGGCGGGGATCAACCTGGTGGGGGGCGATGTGGTCGAGGTTTCACCGCAATATGATACCACGGGGGCCACAGCGGTGGCAGGCGCGCATATCGCAATGGAGCTTTTGTGCCTTTGGGGCTGGACCCGTCGGGGATAG
- a CDS encoding DUF1499 domain-containing protein, whose amino-acid sequence MKWLIPMLAAAALLLAGLAIWVRIAPTDPAAWHGIPEEVPRRHSANSDLREIDGSLAALDAIIRATPRTERLAGSVEDGMVTYVTRTALFGFPDYTTVRQDGARLTIFARSRFGKSDLGVNAARVEGWLALLGQG is encoded by the coding sequence ATGAAATGGCTCATCCCGATGCTTGCCGCGGCTGCCCTGCTGCTTGCTGGGCTTGCCATATGGGTGCGGATCGCGCCGACCGATCCGGCGGCCTGGCATGGGATCCCCGAGGAGGTGCCGCGGCGGCATTCGGCCAATTCCGACCTGCGCGAGATTGACGGCTCGCTTGCCGCGCTCGATGCGATCATCCGCGCGACCCCGCGCACCGAGCGGCTGGCCGGGTCGGTCGAGGACGGCATGGTGACTTATGTCACGCGCACCGCGCTTTTCGGTTTTCCCGACTACACCACGGTGCGCCAGGACGGCGCGCGGCTGACGATTTTCGCCCGGTCGCGTTTCGGCAAGTCGGATCTAGGAGTCAACGCTGCCCGCGTCGAGGGCTGGCTGGCTCTGCTGGGGCAGGGATGA
- the prfA gene encoding peptide chain release factor 1 — MIPQDRLYQITQRFEYIEAQMAEGQGDIAQLGREYAELRPVVEEIRAYEEVKDGIEAARVLLDDAEMRELAQEELTELEARLPEMEAKLQLALLPKDKADARPAILEIRPGTGGEEAALFAGDLLRMYQRYAEAHGWSFEIIEESQTELGGIKEVIAHVKGQNVFARLKFESGVHRVQRVPETESGGRIHTSAATVAVLPEAEDVDVVIDPNDIRIDTMRASGAGGQHVNTTDSAVRITHLPSGIVVTSSEKSQHRNREIAMQVLKTRLFDLERQKAHDARSADRAAQVGSGDRSERIRTYNFPQGRMTDHRINLTLYKLDQVMQGDLDEVIDALTADAQAALLAEMDG, encoded by the coding sequence ATGATACCGCAAGACCGCCTTTATCAGATCACCCAACGCTTCGAGTATATCGAGGCGCAAATGGCCGAGGGCCAGGGCGATATAGCCCAGCTGGGCCGCGAGTATGCCGAGCTGCGCCCGGTGGTGGAGGAAATCCGCGCCTATGAGGAGGTCAAGGACGGGATCGAGGCGGCGCGCGTCCTGCTGGACGATGCGGAAATGCGAGAGCTGGCGCAGGAGGAGCTGACCGAGCTGGAGGCGCGTCTGCCGGAGATGGAAGCCAAGCTGCAACTGGCGCTGTTGCCCAAGGACAAGGCTGATGCACGGCCTGCGATCCTTGAGATCCGGCCCGGAACCGGGGGCGAGGAGGCAGCACTGTTCGCGGGTGATCTGCTGCGCATGTATCAGCGCTATGCCGAAGCGCATGGCTGGAGTTTCGAGATCATCGAGGAAAGCCAGACCGAGCTGGGCGGCATCAAGGAGGTGATTGCCCATGTGAAGGGGCAGAACGTCTTTGCGCGGCTCAAGTTCGAAAGCGGGGTCCATCGGGTGCAACGCGTGCCCGAGACCGAGAGCGGCGGGCGTATTCACACCTCGGCGGCGACCGTGGCCGTTCTGCCCGAGGCGGAAGATGTGGATGTGGTCATCGACCCGAACGATATCCGGATCGACACCATGCGTGCCAGCGGTGCGGGCGGGCAGCATGTGAACACGACCGATTCAGCGGTGCGGATCACCCATTTGCCCAGCGGGATCGTCGTCACCTCCTCGGAGAAGTCGCAGCACCGCAACCGCGAAATCGCGATGCAGGTTCTGAAAACGCGGCTTTTTGATCTGGAGCGGCAGAAGGCGCATGACGCACGTTCGGCCGACCGCGCCGCACAGGTGGGCTCGGGCGACCGCTCCGAACGCATCCGGACCTATAATTTCCCGCAAGGGCGGATGACAGACCACCGGATCAACCTCACGCTCTACAAGCTGGATCAGGTGATGCAGGGTGATCTGGATGAGGTGATCGACGCGCTGACGGCGGATGCGCAGGCGGCGCTGCTGGCGGAGATGGACGGGTGA
- the prmC gene encoding peptide chain release factor N(5)-glutamine methyltransferase, with translation MRVQEALATGTRLLTEAGIEGAARDARRLMAAFLEVEPGRVTLHLQDEFDPLREENFIAAILERKARRPMSHLLGYRDFYGRRFEVSSDVLDPRGDTETLIEAALAAPFCRVLDLGTGSGCILLTLLAERAGATGLGTDIAPAALRVAERNAEALMLRDRARLIEANWFDGVTGDFDLIVSNPPYIAAGEMAGLAPELSYEPRGALTDEGDGLSAYRAITAEARDYLRPGGRLILEIGASQGEVVRAMVRAAGFAEVAIRQDIDGHDRVVEGRNPG, from the coding sequence GTGAGAGTTCAGGAGGCGCTGGCCACCGGTACGCGACTTCTGACAGAGGCCGGAATCGAAGGGGCGGCACGGGATGCGCGGCGCCTGATGGCCGCCTTTCTGGAGGTCGAACCGGGCCGCGTGACCCTGCATTTGCAGGACGAGTTCGACCCGCTCAGAGAAGAGAATTTCATCGCGGCGATCCTTGAACGCAAGGCGCGGCGGCCGATGTCGCATCTGCTGGGCTACCGCGATTTCTATGGGCGGCGGTTCGAGGTGAGCTCGGATGTGCTGGACCCGCGCGGTGACACCGAAACGCTGATCGAAGCGGCGCTGGCCGCACCGTTCTGCCGGGTTCTGGACCTTGGGACCGGCTCGGGCTGTATCCTGCTGACGCTGCTGGCGGAACGGGCCGGGGCCACGGGGCTGGGCACGGATATCGCGCCCGCCGCGCTGCGCGTGGCCGAGCGCAATGCCGAGGCGCTGATGCTGCGCGACCGGGCGCGGCTGATCGAGGCCAACTGGTTTGACGGGGTCACCGGGGATTTCGACCTGATCGTGTCCAACCCGCCCTATATTGCCGCCGGGGAGATGGCCGGCCTCGCACCCGAGCTGAGCTATGAGCCGCGCGGGGCGCTGACCGATGAGGGCGACGGGCTGAGCGCCTACCGGGCGATCACGGCTGAGGCCCGCGATTATCTCAGGCCGGGCGGGCGGCTGATCCTTGAGATCGGGGCCAGCCAGGGGGAGGTGGTGCGTGCGATGGTCCGCGCGGCGGGGTTCGCAGAGGTGGCGATACGGCAAGATATTGACGGCCATGACCGGGTCGTTGAAGGCCGCAACCCGGGCTGA
- a CDS encoding DUF4167 domain-containing protein — protein MRSQKSRSRNKNRNNSRPSGNIINRVFDSSGPEGKVRGTPSQIIEKYNQLARDAQLAGDRVATENFQQHAEHYLRLLGEAQREQEAKREEQERQNRERQAERDRERAQRQERESNGGGDLADAPQPDVVGGDDDDSGLVETPESQQPPKPKRPRKPRKPKGEAEGEGPETGGDDQGPAAAAE, from the coding sequence ATGAGATCACAGAAGTCACGTTCGCGTAACAAGAACCGGAATAACAGCCGGCCCTCCGGTAACATCATCAACCGGGTGTTTGACAGCTCGGGCCCCGAGGGCAAGGTGCGCGGCACGCCGAGCCAGATCATCGAGAAATACAACCAGCTGGCGCGCGATGCGCAGCTGGCGGGCGACCGGGTGGCGACGGAGAACTTCCAGCAGCATGCGGAGCATTACCTGCGCTTGCTGGGCGAGGCGCAGCGCGAACAGGAGGCCAAGCGCGAGGAGCAGGAACGCCAGAACCGCGAGCGCCAGGCCGAGCGTGACCGCGAGCGCGCGCAGCGTCAGGAACGCGAGTCGAATGGCGGGGGCGATCTGGCCGATGCGCCGCAGCCCGATGTCGTGGGCGGAGATGACGACGATAGCGGGCTGGTGGAAACCCCCGAAAGCCAGCAACCGCCCAAGCCGAAGCGCCCGCGCAAGCCGCGCAAACCCAAGGGCGAGGCTGAGGGCGAAGGCCCTGAGACCGGGGGCGACGATCAGGGACCGGCCGCCGCCGCCGAATAA
- the rsmA gene encoding 16S rRNA (adenine(1518)-N(6)/adenine(1519)-N(6))-dimethyltransferase RsmA, whose translation MSQIDPLPPLRQVIADHGLTARKSLGQNFLLDLNLTAKIARQAGTLDTHDILEIGPGPGGLTRGLLAEGARHVLAIEKDTRCLPALEEIAAAYPGRLTILNADALDVDPLRHLTPPIRIAANLPYNVGTELLIRWLTPPQWPPVWDSLTLMFQREVADRIVAQPGTKAYGRLALLAQWRTEARIVMSLPPEAFTPPPKVSSAVVHLTALAQPRFEADAKTLEAVVAKAFNQRRKMLRAALKGLAPDIEDRLIAAGIKPTQRAETVTLEQFCALARLMT comes from the coding sequence ATGAGCCAGATCGACCCCCTTCCCCCGCTGCGCCAGGTGATCGCCGATCACGGCCTGACCGCGCGCAAATCACTGGGGCAGAATTTCCTTCTTGACCTGAACCTGACCGCCAAGATCGCCCGACAGGCGGGTACGCTCGACACGCATGACATACTCGAGATCGGCCCCGGCCCCGGCGGCCTGACGCGCGGGCTTCTGGCCGAAGGGGCGCGGCATGTGCTGGCCATCGAGAAAGACACCCGCTGCCTGCCCGCCCTTGAAGAGATTGCCGCCGCTTATCCGGGGCGCCTGACCATCCTCAACGCCGATGCGCTTGACGTCGACCCGCTTCGGCATCTCACGCCGCCGATCCGCATCGCCGCAAACCTGCCCTACAATGTCGGCACCGAATTGCTGATCCGCTGGCTCACCCCGCCGCAATGGCCTCCGGTCTGGGACAGTCTCACGCTGATGTTTCAGCGCGAAGTGGCCGACCGGATCGTAGCTCAGCCCGGCACCAAGGCCTATGGCCGGCTGGCCCTTCTCGCGCAATGGCGCACAGAGGCCCGCATCGTCATGTCCCTGCCGCCCGAGGCCTTCACCCCGCCGCCCAAGGTCTCATCGGCGGTGGTGCATCTGACCGCGCTGGCGCAGCCGCGGTTCGAGGCCGATGCCAAGACGCTGGAAGCGGTGGTGGCCAAGGCCTTCAACCAGCGTCGGAAGATGCTGCGCGCCGCCCTCAAGGGGCTGGCCCCGGATATCGAGGACCGGCTGATCGCCGCAGGGATCAAACCCACCCAGCGGGCGGAAACAGTGACGCTCGAACAATTCTGCGCCCTGGCGCGGCTGATGACCTAG
- the pdxA gene encoding 4-hydroxythreonine-4-phosphate dehydrogenase PdxA: MTLPIALSCGEPAGIGPDIAAAAWDALRADLPFFYIGDPAHLPQVTPIAEIATPAEAITVSASALPVLRHDFPGPRIPGQPNPAHAQGVIDVIARGVDLVQSGAASALCTAPIHKQALQDGAGFAYPGHTEYLAALAGVDRVVMMLASDQLRVVPTTIHLPLAEVPAALTPELLEETIRITHAALIRDFDLPAPRLAVAGLNPHAGEGGKMGHEEITLIAPVLDRLRAEGFTIAGPLSADTMFHAAARARYDVAIAMYHDQALIPIKTLDFDRGVNVTLGLPFLRTSPDHGTALDIAGQGRANPSSLIEALKLAARMARARA, translated from the coding sequence ATGACCCTTCCCATCGCGCTCAGCTGCGGCGAGCCTGCCGGCATCGGCCCTGACATTGCCGCCGCCGCCTGGGACGCCCTGCGCGCCGATCTGCCGTTTTTCTATATCGGGGACCCGGCGCACTTGCCGCAGGTGACCCCCATCGCCGAAATCGCGACCCCCGCCGAGGCCATAACGGTGAGCGCCTCCGCCCTGCCCGTTCTGCGCCATGATTTTCCCGGCCCGCGCATCCCGGGCCAGCCTAACCCGGCCCATGCGCAAGGCGTGATCGACGTGATCGCGCGCGGCGTGGATCTGGTGCAATCGGGCGCGGCCTCTGCCCTGTGCACCGCGCCGATCCACAAACAGGCGCTGCAGGACGGCGCGGGCTTCGCCTATCCCGGCCATACCGAATATCTTGCCGCCCTGGCAGGCGTGGACCGCGTGGTGATGATGCTGGCCTCCGACCAGCTCCGCGTCGTTCCCACCACCATCCACCTGCCCCTGGCAGAGGTGCCCGCCGCCCTCACACCAGAGCTGCTCGAAGAGACGATCCGTATCACCCATGCGGCACTGATCCGCGATTTCGACCTGCCCGCACCACGCCTTGCCGTGGCCGGGCTCAACCCCCATGCGGGCGAAGGCGGCAAGATGGGCCATGAGGAGATCACCCTGATCGCCCCGGTGCTCGACCGGCTGCGCGCCGAAGGCTTCACCATCGCCGGGCCGCTTTCGGCCGATACGATGTTCCACGCTGCCGCCCGTGCGCGCTATGACGTGGCCATCGCCATGTATCACGATCAGGCGCTGATCCCGATCAAGACGCTCGATTTCGACCGGGGCGTGAATGTCACGCTCGGCCTGCCCTTCCTCCGCACCTCGCCCGATCATGGCACGGCGCTCGACATCGCGGGTCAGGGGCGCGCCAACCCGTCCTCGCTGATCGAGGCGCTGAAACTGGCCGCCCGCATGGCCCGGGCCCGCGCGTGA